The following are encoded together in the Peromyscus leucopus breed LL Stock chromosome 1, UCI_PerLeu_2.1, whole genome shotgun sequence genome:
- the LOC114710903 gene encoding vomeronasal type-1 receptor 4-like, which yields MLSHIMDFWNLTIKVMFLSQTTAGILGNFSLLSYYLVYYGTYTLKPTDLILMHLMAANALIILSAGVPNTMAAFGLKQFLNDFRCRLILYIQRISRGGSIGTTCLLSVYQAMTISPRESCWKDHKVKAVKHICCSIALLWGFYMLINFIFLVYTFVKKNNENVTRKQDFGYCFIMGRDEINDSLYAALVMCPEFFFSVLMAYSSGSKIVILYRHKERVRHIRSTHGSIRTSPESTATQNILALVSTFLAFYTLSSVLRGCIAILHNHSWWLVNITRFTSLCFPCFGPFVLMKHYSILPRLSLVWIRNKNHLILFK from the coding sequence ATGCTCAGTCACATAATGGACTTCTGGAATCTGACAATCAAAGTAATGTTCTTGTCACAAACTACAGctggaattctgggaaatttctcccttctttcctactATCTAGTCTACTATGGAACATACACATTAAAGCCCACAGATTTGATTCTCATGCACCTAATGGCAGCCAATGCCTTGATCATTCTCTCTGCAGGAGTGCCAAACACAATGGCAGCTTTTGGTTTGAAGCAGTTTTTGAATGATTTTAGGTGCAGATTAATTTTGTACATACAAAGAATCAGCCGGGGTGGGTCCATTGGCaccacctgcctcttgagtgtctACCAGGCCATGACCATCAGTCCCAGGGAATCTTGTTGGAAGGATCATAAAGTCAAAGCTGTGAAGCACATTTGCTGCTCCATTGCCCTCCTCTGGGGCTTTTATATGTTgataaatttcattttccttgtgtACACATTTGtcaaaaagaataatgaaaatgtgacaaGAAAACAAGATTTTGGATACTGCTTTATTATGGGGAGGGATGAAATCAATGACTCACTCTATGCAGCACTGGTGATGTGCCCTGAGTTCTTCTTTTCTGTACTCATGGCATATTCCAGTGGCTCCAAGATTGTCATTCTTTACAGACACAAGGAGAGGGTTCGACACATCCGCAGCACTCATGGTTCTATCAGAACCTCGCCtgagtccacagccactcagaacaTCCTTGCCTTGGTGTCTACCTTTCTTGCTTTTTATACTCTCTCCTCTGTCTTACGGGGCTGTATTGCTATTTTGCATAATCACAGTTGGTGGTTGGTGAATATCACTCGCTTCACTTCTCTATGTTTTCCCTGCTTTGGACCCTTTGTTCTCATGAAGCACTATTCCATTCTGCCTAGACTCAGTTTGGTCTGgataagaaacaaaaatcacttaatcttatttaaataa